A section of the Pseudomonas prosekii genome encodes:
- a CDS encoding tetratricopeptide repeat protein, with amino-acid sequence MNRSSALLLALVFLSGCQAMAPVSSDGTPPVEDSTPAPEKPKVYGSFSEETVFSLLSAELAGQRNRFDIALDNYVTQAINTQDPGISERAFRIAEYLGADQAALDTALIWAKNAPDDLEAQRAAAVQLARAGRYDDSMVYMEKVLLGKGDTHFDFLALSAADTDQDTRNGLMKSFDRLLQRHPKNSQLIFGKALLMQQDGDAKGALALLEDNPPDDGEIAPILLRARLLQTLNRGDEALPLLQKSIKKYPDDKRLRLTYARMLVEQDRMDDAKVEFSSLVQQYPEDDELRYSLALVCLEAKAWEEAKGYLEDLIARESHVDSAHLNLGRIAEERNDPQGALLEYAQVGPGNDYLPAQLRQADILMNNGKTAEAQKKLATERDEQPDYAIQLYLIEAETLSANKQGDRAWGVLQKALQQYPDDLNLLYTRAMLAEKRNDLGQMEKDLRLIIKRDPDNAMALNALGYTLSDRTTRYEEAKVLIEQAHQINPEDPAVLDSLGWVNFRLGNLDEAERLLRQALERFPDQEVAAHLGEVLWANGKQREAKQIWGKFLKDQPDSPTLRGTIKRLTGSETL; translated from the coding sequence CTGTTGAGCGCCGAACTGGCAGGCCAGCGCAATCGTTTCGACATTGCGCTGGACAACTACGTGACCCAGGCCATCAACACGCAGGATCCGGGCATTTCCGAGCGGGCCTTCCGGATCGCCGAGTACCTGGGCGCCGATCAGGCTGCTCTGGATACCGCACTGATCTGGGCCAAAAACGCCCCGGACGACCTCGAAGCGCAACGCGCCGCCGCCGTGCAACTGGCGCGTGCCGGGCGTTATGACGACTCCATGGTGTATATGGAGAAAGTCCTGCTGGGCAAGGGCGACACCCATTTCGACTTCCTCGCCTTGTCTGCGGCCGATACCGACCAGGACACGCGCAACGGTTTGATGAAAAGTTTTGACCGTTTGCTGCAGCGTCATCCGAAGAACAGCCAACTGATTTTCGGCAAGGCTTTGCTCATGCAACAGGACGGCGACGCCAAAGGCGCGCTGGCCCTGCTCGAAGACAACCCGCCGGACGACGGCGAAATTGCCCCGATCCTGCTGCGCGCGCGTTTGCTGCAAACGCTCAATCGTGGCGACGAAGCACTGCCGCTGCTGCAAAAAAGCATCAAGAAGTACCCGGACGACAAACGCCTGCGCCTGACTTACGCGCGCATGCTGGTCGAGCAGGACCGCATGGACGACGCCAAAGTCGAGTTCTCCAGCCTGGTTCAGCAATACCCGGAAGACGACGAGTTGCGTTATTCACTGGCGCTGGTGTGCCTGGAAGCCAAGGCCTGGGAAGAGGCCAAAGGCTACCTCGAAGATTTGATCGCTCGCGAAAGCCACGTCGATTCGGCGCATTTGAACCTCGGCCGCATCGCTGAAGAGCGCAACGACCCGCAAGGCGCACTGCTCGAGTACGCCCAGGTCGGCCCCGGCAACGATTATCTGCCGGCGCAATTGCGTCAGGCCGATATCCTGATGAACAACGGCAAGACCGCCGAAGCGCAGAAAAAACTCGCCACCGAACGCGATGAGCAGCCCGATTACGCGATTCAGCTGTACCTGATCGAAGCCGAAACCCTGTCCGCCAACAAACAGGGCGACCGAGCCTGGGGCGTGTTGCAGAAAGCCTTGCAGCAATACCCGGACGATCTGAATCTGCTTTACACCCGCGCGATGCTTGCGGAAAAACGCAATGATCTCGGGCAAATGGAAAAAGACCTGCGCCTGATCATCAAGCGCGATCCAGACAATGCGATGGCGCTGAACGCCCTCGGCTACACCTTGTCCGACCGCACTACCCGTTACGAAGAAGCCAAAGTGCTGATCGAACAGGCGCACCAGATCAATCCGGAAGACCCGGCGGTCCTCGACAGTCTTGGCTGGGTGAATTTCCGCCTCGGCAATCTCGACGAAGCCGAACGTTTGCTGCGCCAGGCGCTGGAGCGCTTCCCCGATCAGGAAGTCGCTGCTCACCTCGGCGAAGTCCTGTGGGCCAACGGCAAACAACGCGAAGCCAAACAGATCTGGGGCAAGTTCCTCAAGGATCAACCCGACAGCCCTACCCTGCGCGGCACCATCAAGCGCTTGACCGGATCAGAGACTCTTTAA